Proteins from a single region of Candidatus Bathyarchaeota archaeon:
- a CDS encoding AbrB/MazE/SpoVT family DNA-binding domain-containing protein, which yields MPTKNVGQKGQVVIPKRMREALGLKPGVEVTLELRDQEIVIKKPQVKGSYTEYFISTASPKLKKRVNIKELITSEVEERHGLR from the coding sequence ATGCCCACAAAAAATGTTGGACAAAAGGGACAAGTTGTAATCCCTAAACGAATGCGAGAAGCCCTTGGATTAAAGCCCGGCGTTGAAGTAACCCTTGAATTGAGAGATCAAGAAATTGTAATCAAGAAGCCTCAAGTTAAAGGTAGCTATACTGAATACTTCATAAGTACCGCTTCTCCGAAGCTAAAAAAACGAGTGAATATTAAAGAGTTAATCACTTCAGAAGTCGAAGAGCGCCATGGCCTACGTTGA
- a CDS encoding TOBE domain-containing protein has protein sequence MLANKKHKLSCKAWIEYKGKPLIGKGGAEILQTIDAENSISKAAETLGMSYRYMWNYIQEIQSAMGQQIVETYKGGKAGGGGARLTALGKSLLDEYKQVEDYLDKVLSASGVLELEGLKLSARNRLKGKVVAVEKEEITAKVKVEVAMPVTITSVITKDAVEDLDIKVGDEVTVIVKSTEIMIAK, from the coding sequence TTGTTAGCCAACAAAAAACATAAACTTTCATGCAAGGCGTGGATTGAATATAAAGGTAAACCCCTAATTGGTAAAGGCGGGGCAGAAATTCTGCAAACAATTGATGCTGAAAATTCGATTTCTAAAGCGGCTGAAACGTTGGGTATGTCTTACCGTTACATGTGGAACTACATACAAGAAATCCAAAGCGCCATGGGCCAGCAGATTGTTGAAACCTATAAGGGTGGAAAAGCTGGCGGTGGCGGTGCGCGGTTGACTGCTTTGGGCAAAAGTTTGCTTGATGAGTATAAGCAAGTGGAGGATTATTTGGATAAGGTTTTGTCTGCTAGTGGTGTTTTGGAGTTGGAAGGTTTGAAGTTGAGTGCGCGGAATCGTTTGAAGGGTAAAGTTGTTGCCGTTGAGAAAGAAGAAATAACGGCGAAAGTTAAGGTTGAAGTCGCAATGCCTGTAACCATAACATCAGTGATAACTAAAGATGCAGTTGAGGATTTAGATATTAAAGTAGGCGATGAAGTTACTGTAATCGTGAAATCAACCGAAATCATGATTGCGAAGTAG
- a CDS encoding DNA-directed RNA polymerase subunit H — protein MLPKSFPVFDIFEHALVPFHEILSEKEKNQLLAQFKVKPYQMPQIKSGDPAVKVIGAKPGDVLKITRQSQTAGEHVTYRYVVE, from the coding sequence TTGCTACCAAAATCCTTCCCCGTCTTCGACATCTTTGAACATGCACTAGTGCCCTTCCACGAAATCCTAAGCGAAAAAGAGAAAAACCAACTCCTCGCACAATTCAAAGTCAAACCCTACCAAATGCCACAAATAAAATCAGGCGACCCCGCAGTCAAAGTAATAGGCGCAAAACCCGGCGACGTCCTCAAAATCACACGACAAAGCCAAACAGCAGGCGAACACGTAACCTACAGGTACGTAGTAGAATAA
- a CDS encoding ABC transporter permease has translation MVDVLGGIIEAGRLIITGDPTLYGIVYRSLLFSGVAVILAALWGTPIAMLIGLRDFRGKTIVKGFFNSLIAIPTVVLGLVLFLIFSKSGPLGFLGLLYTPAAIIIGEAVLVTPILISILITAIESVDPEILTLAKTLGASESHASIVVLKEAVNGVLLSNIASFNRAIAELGVALLVGGNIAGLTDVLTTAISRYTQTNDIGFAIALGILLMIIVFLINIVVIGARRIKMALVVWRSPQ, from the coding sequence TTGGTCGATGTACTTGGCGGTATAATAGAAGCTGGACGCTTAATCATAACAGGAGACCCAACGCTTTACGGAATAGTCTATCGCTCACTGCTTTTTTCAGGAGTCGCCGTCATCTTGGCTGCGTTATGGGGAACCCCAATCGCTATGCTAATCGGCTTAAGAGACTTCCGCGGCAAGACCATCGTGAAAGGTTTCTTTAACTCATTAATAGCCATACCCACGGTAGTGTTGGGTTTGGTTCTCTTTCTAATATTCTCAAAGAGCGGACCACTAGGCTTTTTGGGTTTGCTCTATACACCAGCCGCCATTATCATCGGCGAAGCCGTTCTTGTAACTCCAATACTGATTAGTATTTTGATAACCGCAATAGAATCAGTTGACCCAGAAATCCTGACTCTTGCAAAAACGCTCGGTGCTTCAGAATCACATGCCTCAATTGTCGTTTTAAAAGAAGCAGTGAACGGAGTGTTACTGTCAAACATTGCTAGCTTTAACCGAGCCATTGCTGAGTTAGGCGTGGCGTTGCTGGTGGGCGGTAACATAGCAGGGTTAACTGATGTCTTGACAACAGCTATTTCTAGATACACGCAAACAAACGATATTGGTTTCGCAATTGCGCTAGGAATACTATTGATGATAATTGTTTTCTTAATTAACATTGTAGTAATTGGTGCTCGCCGAATCAAAATGGCTCTGGTTGTTTG
- a CDS encoding FkbM family methyltransferase, with translation MKFYTDFKSAFVFARSGKTFKDVAKIFGIFILSFFRNRSPLRLRSIFDLPVRGLTLETDVKFRIRTVFDFFVFSNVWERELADFFEWEKGMTFLDVGAHIGRYTIRAGVKVGDKGKVVAIEANPDNYNLLLENIKLNLIQNCIPLNIAAFAYDTELELFIGADSAKNSVKEDSGKGYCVVQARALDNVLAEAGITHVNLIKIDVEGAEYAVLQGLANTLRAGSPRVMVEVLTQDAHQIIQYMNNLSYREKLLHYSSDYKEGIAYYSFEKEK, from the coding sequence TTGAAATTCTACACTGATTTTAAGTCAGCGTTTGTTTTTGCTAGAAGTGGAAAAACGTTCAAAGATGTAGCAAAAATTTTTGGTATATTTATTCTAAGCTTTTTTAGGAATCGTAGTCCCCTGAGGCTTAGGTCAATATTTGACCTGCCTGTTAGGGGATTGACGTTAGAGACAGATGTTAAATTCCGTATTAGAACAGTCTTTGACTTTTTTGTTTTTTCGAATGTATGGGAGCGGGAACTGGCTGATTTTTTTGAGTGGGAGAAGGGCATGACGTTTCTTGACGTTGGAGCACATATTGGACGTTACACAATCAGAGCTGGTGTGAAAGTTGGCGATAAAGGTAAAGTAGTAGCAATCGAGGCAAACCCTGACAATTACAATTTACTCTTAGAAAACATTAAACTAAACTTAATACAAAATTGCATTCCGCTAAACATTGCTGCTTTTGCTTACGATACTGAGCTTGAGTTGTTTATAGGTGCAGATTCAGCGAAGAACAGCGTTAAAGAGGATTCAGGAAAAGGCTACTGTGTGGTGCAGGCGCGAGCGTTAGATAACGTGTTGGCAGAAGCAGGGATAACACATGTGAACCTGATTAAAATAGATGTGGAAGGCGCAGAATACGCTGTATTACAAGGGTTAGCAAACACACTCAGGGCTGGGTCTCCTAGGGTTATGGTCGAAGTCTTGACCCAAGACGCACACCAAATTATACAGTACATGAATAATTTAAGTTACAGAGAGAAGCTTCTTCACTACAGCTCTGACTACAAAGAAGGAATAGCCTACTACAGCTTTGAAAAAGAAAAGTAG
- a CDS encoding type II toxin-antitoxin system VapC family toxin, producing MAYVDSNVFLYPILYTADVEPKVKKAKEILINIESGKLHAYTSTLTWDEVVWVVRKTMGMSEAISQGQKLLGFLNLEFISVDENILSQAQSLMTKYNLSPRDSIHIASAADRKLNSIISDDKDIDVVKEIKRIQL from the coding sequence ATGGCCTACGTTGATTCTAACGTATTCCTGTATCCAATTTTGTACACTGCTGATGTAGAGCCTAAAGTAAAGAAAGCTAAAGAAATTTTGATAAATATAGAGAGCGGCAAACTGCATGCGTACACATCAACTTTGACTTGGGATGAAGTCGTTTGGGTAGTTCGGAAAACTATGGGGATGAGTGAAGCAATAAGTCAAGGTCAAAAATTGTTAGGGTTCCTCAACCTAGAATTCATCAGCGTGGATGAAAACATTTTGAGCCAAGCTCAATCGCTTATGACTAAATATAACTTGTCTCCTAGGGATTCTATCCATATCGCTTCAGCAGCCGATAGAAAATTAAACAGTATCATAAGCGACGATAAAGATATTGATGTTGTAAAGGAGATAAAACGAATTCAACTCTGA
- a CDS encoding cofactor-independent phosphoglycerate mutase, whose translation MKYLLVVGDGMADYPVPELGNKTPLQVARKPHMDSIAAKGRNGLIKTVPDECTPGSDVAICSVLGYDPKIYCTGRGALEAPSRGIELAENDAAYRCNLITENNGEIADYSAGHITTAEAAKLIEAVKKEFAKINGIEFYVGLDYRHFLILRNFPNPELIECTPPHDAIGEKVSAALPKAKSPKAESTAQMLRDLINCSRGILKSHPVNLARVKAGKNPGNLIWPWGGGKKPSMPTLKEKYLVKSAVISAVDLVKGIGTYAGMQIITVPGATGLYNTNYEGKADAALKALKDNDLVFVHVEAPDEAGHVKDYKLKVKTIEDLDKRLLGRILDGIREPCAVAILPDHPTPLKIGTHTRDPVPFAIASPNLKPDGVKAFDEESAKKGAFGLIENDFLLSLFISSAKN comes from the coding sequence ATGAAATATTTACTGGTTGTCGGAGACGGCATGGCAGATTACCCAGTGCCAGAACTAGGCAACAAAACGCCGCTTCAGGTGGCACGCAAGCCACACATGGACTCCATAGCCGCCAAAGGTAGAAACGGGCTAATCAAAACCGTGCCTGACGAATGCACGCCCGGCTCAGATGTGGCTATTTGTTCAGTTCTAGGTTATGACCCAAAAATCTACTGCACAGGCAGAGGCGCGCTAGAAGCACCATCCAGAGGCATAGAGTTGGCAGAGAATGATGCGGCTTACAGGTGCAACCTTATAACCGAAAACAACGGTGAAATTGCTGATTATTCGGCAGGTCACATAACCACTGCAGAAGCAGCCAAACTCATAGAAGCAGTAAAGAAAGAATTCGCGAAGATAAATGGCATCGAGTTCTATGTGGGCTTAGATTACAGACACTTTTTGATACTGCGAAACTTCCCCAACCCAGAGCTTATCGAGTGTACGCCGCCACACGATGCTATCGGAGAAAAGGTTTCAGCGGCTCTGCCAAAAGCGAAATCACCCAAGGCCGAAAGCACTGCACAAATGCTCCGAGACCTGATTAACTGTTCTAGAGGAATTCTAAAGTCGCATCCTGTGAACCTTGCAAGAGTAAAAGCAGGCAAAAACCCAGGCAACCTAATTTGGCCATGGGGCGGCGGCAAAAAACCCTCCATGCCCACGCTAAAAGAAAAGTACCTTGTAAAGTCAGCGGTCATCTCTGCGGTTGATTTAGTGAAGGGCATTGGAACTTACGCTGGCATGCAAATTATCACGGTTCCTGGAGCCACGGGCTTGTACAATACTAACTATGAGGGCAAAGCAGACGCGGCGCTAAAAGCCCTAAAGGACAATGATTTGGTTTTTGTGCATGTTGAGGCACCAGACGAAGCGGGGCACGTTAAGGATTACAAGCTGAAAGTGAAAACAATCGAGGACTTAGACAAACGGCTACTCGGCAGAATTCTCGACGGCATCAGAGAGCCATGTGCGGTGGCAATTTTGCCAGACCACCCTACGCCTCTAAAAATCGGTACGCACACACGTGACCCTGTGCCTTTTGCCATCGCATCGCCCAACCTGAAGCCTGACGGCGTTAAAGCATTCGATGAGGAATCAGCCAAGAAGGGCGCCTTCGGCTTGATTGAGAATGACTTTTTACTTTCTCTTTTCATTTCTTCAGCGAAAAATTAG
- a CDS encoding substrate-binding domain-containing protein has product MKTWQKLLAAAVLATIVVIAGTIAYFELSPKRRLIISVTTSLYDTGLLELLEKDYETKHTDIDINIIAAGTGIAIQHAKNGDADLILVHAPAQELTFLEQGWGLNRKIIAYNYFTIVGPENDPARIEGKATNQALRAIANYGGNLTDQSGQTKIWISRGDNSGTHSKEQALWKAAGYNYTEISTQPWYANVGQGMGATLTVADQKNAYTLSDIGTFLKFEKDNSISLTALLTEEKSLLNVYSVMAVNQTVPANQTIHDKINYVDAMDFIKYLVSSETQQFIENYGKADYGQSLFYGAVQPLKDNAPQPIVSWIQSAAFFNGTECPQQYRNGYPELYT; this is encoded by the coding sequence ATGAAAACATGGCAAAAACTACTCGCCGCAGCAGTTCTTGCAACAATCGTTGTTATAGCGGGAACAATAGCATATTTTGAGCTATCGCCCAAAAGGCGTCTAATAATATCCGTCACCACAAGCCTATACGATACAGGGCTCCTCGAATTACTCGAAAAAGACTACGAAACTAAACACACAGACATAGACATAAACATCATAGCCGCAGGAACAGGAATCGCAATACAACACGCCAAAAACGGCGACGCAGACCTCATCCTTGTCCATGCACCCGCCCAAGAACTAACCTTTCTCGAGCAAGGCTGGGGATTAAACCGCAAAATCATCGCCTACAACTACTTCACTATAGTTGGGCCAGAAAACGACCCCGCACGAATAGAGGGCAAAGCCACAAACCAAGCACTCAGAGCCATAGCCAACTACGGAGGAAACCTTACTGACCAGTCAGGACAAACCAAAATCTGGATTTCAAGAGGCGACAACTCAGGCACGCACAGCAAAGAGCAAGCCCTCTGGAAAGCCGCAGGTTACAACTATACCGAAATCTCAACGCAACCATGGTACGCCAACGTTGGTCAAGGTATGGGAGCAACCTTAACTGTGGCTGACCAAAAAAACGCTTACACATTATCAGACATAGGTACATTCCTCAAATTCGAAAAAGACAACTCAATTTCGTTAACTGCCCTATTAACTGAAGAAAAATCTTTACTTAATGTCTACAGCGTCATGGCAGTAAACCAGACGGTGCCAGCAAACCAAACCATTCACGACAAGATAAACTATGTTGATGCAATGGATTTCATAAAGTACCTGGTTTCGTCTGAAACGCAACAGTTCATAGAAAACTACGGCAAAGCAGACTACGGTCAAAGCTTATTCTACGGTGCAGTGCAACCACTAAAAGATAACGCGCCACAACCAATCGTAAGTTGGATACAAAGCGCCGCTTTCTTTAACGGCACCGAATGTCCACAGCAATACAGAAATGGCTACCCAGAACTCTACACTTAG
- a CDS encoding amino acid permease: MEEQESRKLKRSIGLWSAVAINVGAIIGGGIFVVTGIVAGYAGSALVISMIIAGIIAFITATSFARLTAWQPVEGSVYEYGRQLVSPYAGFLAGWMWIVANTFTGAAVSLGFAYYLTSAFPSLPTNVVAAVLCLMFTGLNLVGAKESASVNNVLVAIKLLVLAFFVAFGVFHVSAGNFLPFEPLTSGVLYGTFFIFFAYGGFARIAVLAEEVKDAKRNVPLAMLLSLGISMVIYVLVGLIAVGLVGAGALASSGSPLSEAISVTGNPLAVQVVAIGGLVATASVLLTAILGVSRMAFSMARRNDLPSALARLHRRFFTPYYAILATGLVMAGLVLFVDLTRVVAISTFALLFNYSITNISAFKLKNNGRQKILPLLGLATCIMLLLFILFASVEAWLAGVIFLMVGTAYYFVRKRLASDKMHV; the protein is encoded by the coding sequence ATGGAAGAGCAAGAATCCCGAAAGCTTAAGCGTTCAATTGGCTTGTGGAGCGCCGTTGCCATAAACGTTGGCGCAATCATAGGCGGCGGAATCTTTGTTGTCACAGGCATCGTCGCGGGTTACGCTGGTTCAGCGCTTGTCATATCCATGATAATCGCAGGCATCATAGCCTTCATTACTGCCACGAGTTTTGCAAGGCTGACGGCGTGGCAGCCCGTGGAAGGTAGCGTGTACGAGTATGGGCGGCAGTTGGTTTCGCCTTATGCTGGGTTTTTGGCAGGGTGGATGTGGATAGTCGCAAACACGTTCACGGGCGCGGCTGTTTCGCTTGGGTTTGCATATTACTTAACATCAGCGTTTCCTAGTTTGCCTACAAACGTGGTCGCCGCAGTTTTGTGCTTAATGTTTACAGGTTTGAATTTGGTTGGCGCAAAAGAATCGGCAAGCGTAAACAACGTTTTGGTCGCAATCAAGCTTTTAGTGTTAGCTTTTTTTGTGGCTTTCGGCGTTTTCCACGTTTCTGCAGGCAATTTTTTGCCGTTTGAGCCGCTGACCAGCGGCGTTCTGTATGGAACTTTTTTTATTTTCTTTGCTTACGGAGGATTTGCAAGAATCGCCGTTCTTGCCGAGGAAGTGAAGGATGCTAAACGTAATGTGCCTCTGGCGATGCTTTTGTCCCTTGGAATCTCGATGGTAATTTATGTTTTAGTCGGCTTGATTGCTGTAGGCTTAGTTGGGGCTGGCGCACTTGCAAGTTCTGGTTCGCCTTTGAGTGAAGCAATTAGCGTTACAGGAAACCCGCTTGCTGTTCAAGTTGTGGCCATCGGCGGTTTAGTAGCGACTGCTAGCGTGTTGTTGACGGCGATTTTGGGTGTTTCGCGGATGGCGTTTTCTATGGCAAGACGCAACGATTTACCCTCTGCTTTGGCACGACTGCACAGAAGGTTTTTCACGCCTTACTACGCGATTTTGGCGACAGGATTAGTAATGGCGGGTTTAGTGCTGTTTGTAGATTTAACTAGGGTTGTGGCAATTAGTACCTTTGCGCTTCTCTTTAACTATTCAATAACTAACATTTCAGCGTTCAAACTAAAAAACAACGGTCGGCAGAAGATTCTGCCTTTGCTCGGTTTGGCAACGTGCATTATGCTTTTGTTATTTATTCTGTTTGCGTCTGTTGAAGCTTGGTTGGCTGGAGTTATCTTTTTAATGGTTGGCACAGCGTACTATTTCGTGCGGAAAAGGTTAGCGTCCGATAAAATGCATGTTTAG
- a CDS encoding HAD family hydrolase, which translates to MPIKAVLFDMFDTLMLIERNHEFYSPSLMRMYRYLNNHGINVPFEEFNQAYIKARDELYAKADANLEEPHFNVRISDALKSLGYNYDVSNPIVTGATSEFCEEFMKFVRIDSDAEAILKILHGKYKLGLVSNFAIPECVLKLLKTSHIDHFFDVIVISGAINKRKPSPEIFQTALKMLGVSVDETVFVGDTIDADIEGPKAVGMKAIYIERRIQKKSEKYCPDQVIKSLSALASALDNC; encoded by the coding sequence ATGCCCATTAAAGCTGTTCTGTTTGACATGTTCGATACCCTCATGCTTATCGAGAGAAATCATGAGTTCTACAGTCCTTCACTTATGAGAATGTACCGTTACCTAAACAATCACGGCATCAATGTTCCCTTTGAAGAATTCAATCAAGCCTACATCAAAGCGCGAGATGAACTCTATGCTAAAGCAGACGCAAACTTGGAAGAACCACACTTTAACGTTCGCATTTCTGACGCACTAAAAAGTTTAGGCTACAACTACGATGTCTCCAACCCCATTGTGACTGGAGCGACAAGCGAGTTCTGTGAAGAATTCATGAAGTTCGTACGAATAGACAGCGATGCTGAGGCAATACTAAAGATTCTGCATGGAAAATACAAGCTGGGTTTGGTTTCTAACTTTGCCATCCCCGAATGCGTTCTCAAACTGCTCAAAACCAGCCACATAGACCACTTCTTTGATGTAATCGTGATTTCGGGGGCAATTAACAAGCGCAAACCAAGCCCAGAAATCTTCCAAACCGCACTTAAGATGCTTGGCGTTTCGGTGGATGAAACGGTTTTCGTCGGCGACACCATTGACGCGGATATAGAGGGACCTAAAGCGGTTGGCATGAAGGCGATTTACATTGAACGCCGCATCCAGAAAAAGTCTGAAAAGTACTGCCCCGACCAAGTTATAAAGAGCCTAAGCGCATTAGCATCAGCGCTCGATAATTGCTGA